The DNA window TGCAGGAGCTCCTTGCCCTTTTTGAAGGTTTTTCGAGAAAAAACAATGATTAACGTCATTTAATAAATACCGTATGCTGAAAGATAACAGTTTGCTTGTAGACGTTGTGCTTGAGTCGCCACTTATCTATTGTTACCTATGTTTgagtttttttttccattttcaTACGTGCTGAGACATTATGTGGCTTCAAGGCATCCATGTTTGATACAGCAGCTCACACAATATTATTTCTTCACAGAAAAAGACACGACCCTCGTAGAAATAGGCGTCTTTGAACTTTGAAATAGTCACCACATGCACCAAACAGAGATTAAGTAGCAAATCAATTGATCAAAGCCTGCTCACAGCTGTACTTGGTTTATTCTGGTTGATGAGAGGAACTGAACTACAGTACACGTACGTTCGACTGACAGATAGCTCCGAAGTGAGCTTTATTTCCCTCTCTGCAAGCACACACGACGACAGCAACAGCAACCCATAGTAGACTACAGACCCACAAAACAGCAATCCCTCTCTGCAAACAAATACACCCCGGCCGGCCCCTCGGCAACGAGCTAGAAGATGCTATGGCAGCAGCAACGACGTGGCACCAGCAGCTAGTCGAAACTCGAAACAGGATGAGATCGACATGGACGGACCTCGTCGTGACCAGTGGGCTGCAACTCGTCTACCGCTTCAGGAACTTCTCGATCCAGTAGCTGGACTGCTTGCGGTAGCGTTTGAGCCCGTTGAGGCGGTCGATGAAGATGAGGCCGAAGCGGTCGAGGTATCCGTCCCCCCACTCGAAGCAGTCCATGAAGGTCCAGGTGAAGTAGCCCTTGACGTTGACCCCGTTCTTGATGGCGTGGTTCACGAACTGCAGGTGCCTGGAGTGGAACTCGATCCGGTGGCCGTCCTTGAGCGCCTCCCTGAGCGGGAGGGTGCTGTTGTTCCCCTCGGCGATGCCGTTCTCGGTGACGTAGATGACGGGGTTGTTGTAGCGCCGGGCGGTGTAGAGCAGGAGCTCGCGGAGGCCCGCCGGGTAGTTGAAGAAGATGGAGACGAACTCCGGCTTGCCGATGGGCACGCCGTTGCGGAACCCGGAGGTGTTGGCGCGGATGTCGGTGTCGTAGGACTGCTCGAGCCCGttgggcgcgggcgcggcggaggtgTAGTAGCCGGTGTAGTAGTTGACGCCGATGAAGTCGTAGGAGCCCTTGACCAGCTTGATCTGCTCCGGCGTGAACCCCGGCAGCCGGTCGCCGAGGAAGCTGGTCATGGTGCCCGGGTACGCGCCGTGCACGATGGGGTCGAGGAACCAGCCGTACATGAAGTCGAGGCTGCGCTGCACGGCCCTGCGGTCCTCGGCGGAGTCGGTGTTGGGCACGTACCAGTTGGTCACCACCGTGATGCCGATCTGCCCGCGCTGCGCCGCCTGGTACTTGGCGCGGTACAGCGCCacggcctcggcgtgggcgaggAGGATGTTGTGCGTCACGACGTAGGGCTCCCGCGCCGAGTCGCCGGGGAAGCACGACTTGGAGACGTGCGGCGAGCACCGCCCCGGCGCGAACAGGCCGACGGCGTATCCACGCTGCGCGTACGTCCAGGGCTCGTTGAACGTCGTCCAGTCCTTGACGCGGTCGCCGAACTCGCGGAAGCACACGTCGGCGAAGTCCACGTAGTCCTTGCTGCACGCACATACACGATTCGCGGTTGCTTGCTTGGTTAGCTAGGGTTACAGTCACCCAGGCAATTAAGAACCTTATTATTACAGTGATGACAGGCACTTACATGATGTTTTCACTGAGGAAGCCTCCGTACTTCTCCTCCAGGGCCAGGGGCGTGTCCCAGTGGAAGATGGTGACAAATGGCCTCAACCCTGGCGATGAAAATGAAGTTCTTTTGTTAATGTTATCGGCTTGCCATTGACCAAGGGTTTGTATGGATGCAGAGGGTGATTAGCCTATGAAATACCTTTGGCTAGGACCTCGTTGATGAGGTTGTTGTAGAAGGCCACACCTTCTTTGTTCACTCCACCGCTCAGGGAACCATCTGTGGAAAGCACGTGACGGCACGTGACACAGATCAATGATAGTAGATGAGCATAACTATTACTGGCTCTGGTCAGAGATGGTTGCTGATTTTTTTTAATTGTCAACACTTTTATATTTTGAATGCCACAATTTCTTTGAATTCATTAAAAATAGATATTTTTTTCAAAAAGTGGTTTAAAATGTTTCATGTCATAGATCCTGACCAATGCTTCAGTATCCTGGGGACCATGCTGGGTTCATAAACAGCAGTTATTATTGGCAATGGGTGGCTGTTCACTGTTCAGGCAGGCTGGCATGCGTTGAGAATTCAACAGTGCTCACTTGGAAAGATCCTGGTCCAGGCGATGGAGAAGCGGAAGGCGTCCATGTTCATGTCCTTGAGGAGTTGCACATCCTCCTGCAAACAGTTTCAATCTGGTCAGTTCCCCTGGTAGATGGACGCACCGTTCCGTTCAGCTGATTCAGAAAATGCTCCGACCGAATGGTAGGTCAGTGTCAGTCACCTTGTATCGGTGGTACATGTCATCTGCCACGTCGCCGTTATCGTTGTTCAAGATTTTTCCTGCAAATCGATCGTTCACAAGTGTTTTCAGGCTGATGTCAGATAGTGGCCGGTTCGGTGTACTTTCAGAGAccgggaagagagagggagccGTCGAGACCTGGGATGTGAGTGAAGTTGTCCCATATGCTGAGCCCTTTGCCTCCTTCCTTGTAGGCGCCCTCGTACTGCAAGGCACCATGTAACTTGTTCAGCGAACAGTCCGTGACCGAACACGAGTACTTGCAGGCTTGGCAGTTAGGAAGGAAGGTAGAGTGGAAACGTGCTGCAGGGTCGGCGGCACCATCTATCACCTGGTACGCCGCGGAGCCGGTGCCGAAGACGAAGTCCTTGGGGAAGCTGTGCCTGCTGAACTCGGCGTGGGCGCCGCCGCAGGCGAGAGCCGCGACGAGGagcacggcggcgaggagccgcTTCGCCATTCCGGTCCCGACGGCACCCGATCCCCAGGAGCTGGCGGGCACCGGAACGGCTGGCTCCGGCCTACTGCTGGAGCCGGATTATTGCTGCTGCACTTCCAGGGGACTAGCCGCGGCTGCCATTTTATAGGCGGGACGAGCTGCAGGTCCCTGTCCCGGACGATCCCTTGCTATCCATTTACCGTCACCATATCGACGTACGTGGAGCAGCGGTCGGGACACCACACCACAGTGGACAGCCCCGGAAATCACCGGTCCCATCCGGCGATCTCGACTCGACGGGTGAAGTAGACGCGCCGGGGACCCTTTTTTTTATCGCCAATGAGGTCCACGTTGGCGCTCTGGAACAATTTATTTTGTTCACACGGCTGTGCCTGTACTCGTCGCGAGCTCGGTTCGTTTTCGTGAtccggccacggccacggccccCGGCGAAGGCTACGCGCGACGTACCCCGGAGTCGCGAGCTCGATCGCGCGCTGGCCGGCCGCCGGGCCAGAGGACAGCGGTGGTGGTGCGCCAATGGATGGACGCTGGCGAATGATTGGTGGGCGAGGCTCTGGGAGATCGGGCAGCTACCGCGGTGCCGCGGTAGCGCCTGCGCTGCGCGTGACTCTGGGGAGCAGCCCGCCGGCAACCGGCATGTGGCGGGCGCCGCGCCACCGACGGGCGTCGACGACGCAGTGCGGGGTGGATGCGGCAGAATTGGAATGGAAAGGGCAGTGTTCTTGGATTTGACATTGCTGTTCTGACTTCTGAGACGGATATGGAATTGGTTAGGTGGTGAACTTGCTCAAATTGTACACCCAGAACGTACCGCCCGAATCGTAACCAAGTCGTcgccgtcggcggcgaggggccgtCCGACCGGACGCCGGCCGGCCATTCGGCCATCGAACCAAACAGTGCATCATCTTGCACTGGATCCGGAGGTTCAAGCAGGCGCTTCGCATGGATTAAGGCCAAGCGGAGACAGACGGCGACCACACGGGATTTGGACCTGACAATACGATTCACCCGGACAGAGAACGATCGATGCGTGCTGGCAAGTTGATCTCTCACATAGAAAATGCGAGCCAGCGACGGGAGATAACGGGGGTTTATTAGGTGGGGCTGCGTCGGATTACGAGCGCGGAGAGCCTACGTGCCTAGCCCAAACCAGGGCCTCGCCGGCCGTCGATGTCACCGGCGGCCGCGACGCGTCCCTGTCCAGCCCTGAGCTGCCGTTCGTCTCGCGAGCCAGCGTTGTTTTCCCTTTAAGAGAGAGGATAACGATAGCACAGTTTCTAGACGTACTAGTTCGTAGAGTAAGATGCATATCACCATCTCTATGAATAATGGTCCATTGTATTTGCTAATGTGTTTTCAATTTAGCCATTATACTCATGAGAAATATAAAATCATGACTATTATGCTCCGACTGCGCCTACACGGCCATGGACATCTTAATCCTAcgtatgtggatgatgtggcgCATGTATGACTGATAATTGACAGTCCGGTATGGCCAAATCGCAACAAACATGCTTTCTCTCACATTTTCACCTTTCATGGATATTCCCCTTTCTGGTGTTTTTTTTACTACCTCATTGTAGATGAGGAAAatggaagaaaaaggacaacgAGAAGATAGGAGACTGACTGGACAAAAGCAATGAATGGATACGATTAATTTTGGAGCTCCATGAGACATGGGAAATTGAACTATCGGGCCATCTACCAGCACGGTTAGGATCCATGATTTGGACGTGCCAGATGATGATCATGTTGGGACAAAGGCAATAACAATGCACTTGTTAAACCCTCATCTGTGGTGAACATGAAGAAAAACATCTACCAACAGAGATGCAGCGGAATAATAGAGAATCACATGCATACAAAGACACAAAGATTTATATGGAAAAACCTCCTCAAGGTGAGAAGTAAAAACTCACGGGATCAATCGGTTCACTGCAAGCTTACACTATAATCAACAAATACAAGGTGAGGAGTTGAAAGtcatctaggccccttagtgggttttggtgatagatgacaaagcacatgtatatttaatcgtgttcttaagcatgtgtgcaggtgctaagggtgactgagcaaagcatataacgaagcatgaaccctcaaaaaggatatgaaaagcggtgttctcaagtgtactaaaagactagattttatttttgaaattgagtataggaacgccgtactatcaagagaaactttgatccacaagcgtggacgtggtagttgtgctcaagagaatctACAAAAATCATGAGAAACAATTCTACCACTTAAAAAGGAACTTCCTGTGAAATTCgctgtctaacccggagtgtccgggttccagtccggaatgtccggacagagtgtccggagtatccggacgtatacccggagtctccgagtTACTGTTACCGGTCCGCAAAACTCACTGGCCCAGAGTCTCCGGAcacctatgtccggagtatccggacatatgctcggagtttccgggtacctcTCTCCCAATGGCTAgtttctgtgagagggggtataaatacccccataccccttcatttaCCTCTCTCTTTCTCGTTTCGACTAGAAGTGCCTATAagcaaaagagagccctctcacttcccatttgctccattcttgagtgattttcttaagggattgaagtgagattgttgcaagagttAAGATTTGTGCAAGCAAGCCttgattccatctcttgagcacatcatccaagtctagcctgtggattctagtttgttactcttggagcttcaagcttctagacggctaggcgtcgcttgtgattgcgtgattgagttgtgagcatcacagctagacggagacgtagctcctttgggagtgaacttcgaaAACAAATTCTGTCGCACTCTTGCAATTCTAGCTtgtctttgtggttgtttgcttgtgagactaactttttagGGTTTAAGGATGATCTACTATTACacaagtctcaggagtaagacaactggtgagaaacactccaaaggtaccactagtccctctaaatttactggatctaATTTACACCATCATTATCTTTGTTTTTGTGTAgcttgtttcatacccggataatccggacattatctccgaAAACTCCGGACTCGATATCTGGAGTATTCGGATATActccggacatctgtgttactaaccgtgttcaaagtgttttaagtttcagattagcctattcacccccctctacgcatcttgaggtcctttcaattggtatcagagcgagGTTCTCCGTCTTTGAAGTttaaccgcttggagaatcaagatgtcaagtgacacttctgtgacagttcgtgtacttgtaatgctagacatatattttgttagtgtgaagtatgtgcttgtgagtgtaaagctcatgtgtgtttatgtgaaacttttaaaaatttaaagtgcaagtaaaaagggtatttttataattacagaaaaacctagggttgatttgcaaaatgtaattggataggaggtattttcaaaacaagtgaagggtagttttgcaaatatgtttttcttactttatgtcttgtaaaattatatatttattcaaaagttttatttaaaatgtgtgtgttgaagtgtgtaaaagtttgggtaaagtggtaaaaataagggtatttatgtaattttataaaagtacaagtccttttatgcaagtatttgatttacaaaagtaactttcaaaattactcaggactaaagtgtaaaagtgcaagtcatcatgacatatctatccaatcattatgacgactctatcccgtcatcatgacgtgtcataaatgcttgcatttaggtcctgaattttataaagtttcattctttgggacaaaagcaattcaaatccaacttttgttcaaaacttcacgcgtaaaaatataaattttgagtttttgaacttgggccctaaagcaatgttatagagtttgaaaaactctccaactttcgttttgggcatttcttcattagggttttaaatcaatggaaaattttgctttacaaacaaatccctgcagttttctgaaattgcgcataagtccttgggaagttctaattccctttcttccctgttcttcttctctctctgccttATCTCTTCACTGGCGtctcctttctttcttctccaCCAAGCGGCGCTCCTTTTCCCTGTCTCCCTCCCTTTGCTGCTCTGGGCCGGCACGGAGCAGGCGGCGGCATGCGGCGCGTGCGCTGGAGCGGCGGTCCAAGCGCTGGTGGCAGCGACGCGGGCGGTGCGCTGGCGCGGGCTGGGCGGCTAGCGGACGTTGGTGCACGGCACGCGAGCGGGCTCCAAGCGGCTcgccggcggcgtgcgggcccggcgcaGGTGCTGGGCAGGAGCGGCAGCAGGCGGTGCGGCTCCAGGCAGGCGCGGCTCCAGGCAGCGAGCGAGCCCGAGGTGGCCGCAGGCGCGGTGGCGACGGGCGCGcagcggctcggcgcgggcaccgggcggaggcgagcggcgggcTGGCACAGGCGGAGCGCAGGTGCGCGGTAGCAAGGGGCGAA is part of the Panicum hallii strain FIL2 chromosome 2, PHallii_v3.1, whole genome shotgun sequence genome and encodes:
- the LOC112881864 gene encoding beta-glucosidase 30-like, with amino-acid sequence MAKRLLAAVLLVAALACGGAHAEFSRHSFPKDFVFGTGSAAYQYEGAYKEGGKGLSIWDNFTHIPGKILNNDNGDVADDMYHRYKEDVQLLKDMNMDAFRFSIAWTRIFPNGSLSGGVNKEGVAFYNNLINEVLAKGLRPFVTIFHWDTPLALEEKYGGFLSENIIKDYVDFADVCFREFGDRVKDWTTFNEPWTYAQRGYAVGLFAPGRCSPHVSKSCFPGDSAREPYVVTHNILLAHAEAVALYRAKYQAAQRGQIGITVVTNWYVPNTDSAEDRRAVQRSLDFMYGWFLDPIVHGAYPGTMTSFLGDRLPGFTPEQIKLVKGSYDFIGVNYYTGYYTSAAPAPNGLEQSYDTDIRANTSGFRNGVPIGKPEFVSIFFNYPAGLRELLLYTARRYNNPVIYVTENGIAEGNNSTLPLREALKDGHRIEFHSRHLQFVNHAIKNGVNVKGYFTWTFMDCFEWGDGYLDRFGLIFIDRLNGLKRYRKQSSYWIEKFLKR